A single genomic interval of Croceibacter atlanticus HTCC2559 harbors:
- the lptC gene encoding LPS export ABC transporter periplasmic protein LptC, with protein MQNTYNIYIKSIAVTFVIAMLFSCKGKLNEVRSFELLQDGPQAIGQEINLFYTDSGKVVANLKSAKLKDYSNQEFPYREFPDGLTVDFFDDSNKKNTVYADYGIIYEPTGLIDLQGNVKIVTSDSTIVYAEQLYYDQQKQWVFTDQPYTALFPSGSTTNGEGFDSNKDFTKFLSRSDVGVMYLEEEEK; from the coding sequence ATGCAAAACACATATAATATATATATAAAGAGCATTGCTGTAACTTTTGTTATAGCAATGCTTTTTTCTTGTAAAGGAAAATTAAACGAGGTTCGTAGCTTTGAGTTATTACAGGATGGCCCACAGGCAATTGGACAAGAGATAAATCTTTTTTATACAGATTCTGGCAAAGTGGTAGCCAACCTTAAAAGTGCTAAACTTAAGGATTACTCAAATCAAGAATTTCCATATCGGGAATTTCCAGATGGATTAACAGTAGATTTTTTTGATGACAGTAACAAAAAGAATACAGTTTATGCAGATTATGGAATAATCTATGAACCAACGGGCTTAATAGATTTACAAGGAAATGTAAAAATTGTTACTAGCGATAGTACAATTGTCTACGCAGAACAATTATATTATGACCAACAAAAGCAATGGGTCTTTACAGACCAACCTTATACTGCATTGTTTCCTAGTGGCTCTACCACAAATGGTGAAGGATTTGACAGCAATAAGGATTTCACCAAATTTCTATCCAGATCAGACGTTGGTGTCATGTATTTAGAAGAAGAAGAAAAATAG
- a CDS encoding tetratricopeptide repeat protein, translating to MKTKATLLITALFLGIQFTNAQAADCATQLSLFATSAKNKQYDAAKPHYETLVKDCPSYSLATYQYGVRMYKHFLDKSTEANKKQNAENLIAAHQAKLKYFENDPKVDKGDVLADIAQVMYDNKLGTTEEQYAAFDKAWTTDKASFKSPKGLLTYFSLLIDLQEAGKKDLQEVFDKYDEVITKIEKENDELAVKVTPLIEKQDNQESLNRSEKISLKNGEIYLKNYSVVAGSINGKFGKIADCENLIPLYQGQFEEKKTDSNWLKSAAGRLSGKDCTDDPLFKKLVEALHTNEPSADSAFYLGRLEEQAGNMTKALKYYNESAELQTDPTKRAKVYYRLAESAKAKGSYSTARSFYNKALQNKPSLGVAYLKIADMYAKSVNNCGGTSFEKRSVYWLAADMASKAGRVDPSIKSNADQAAAAYRGRAPQKSDIFSANMAGKTVNIGCWIGSSVKVPNL from the coding sequence ATGAAAACTAAAGCAACTTTATTAATAACAGCTTTATTTCTAGGCATACAGTTCACTAATGCACAAGCTGCAGACTGTGCAACACAATTGTCGCTTTTTGCAACAAGTGCTAAGAATAAGCAATACGACGCAGCAAAACCTCACTATGAAACATTAGTGAAAGACTGCCCTTCATACTCATTAGCAACATACCAATATGGTGTGCGTATGTACAAGCATTTTTTAGATAAAAGCACAGAAGCTAATAAAAAGCAAAATGCAGAAAATTTAATTGCTGCACATCAAGCAAAACTTAAATATTTTGAGAATGACCCTAAAGTAGATAAGGGAGATGTTCTTGCAGATATAGCACAAGTAATGTACGATAACAAATTAGGTACTACAGAAGAGCAATATGCTGCTTTTGATAAAGCTTGGACTACAGATAAGGCATCTTTTAAAAGTCCTAAAGGTTTACTTACTTACTTTTCTTTATTAATAGACCTTCAAGAAGCTGGTAAAAAAGATCTTCAAGAAGTGTTTGATAAATATGATGAGGTAATCACTAAAATTGAAAAAGAAAATGATGAGTTAGCTGTTAAAGTAACTCCTCTTATTGAAAAGCAAGATAACCAAGAGTCTCTTAACAGATCTGAAAAGATTAGTCTTAAGAATGGAGAAATTTATCTTAAAAACTACAGTGTAGTAGCTGGAAGTATTAACGGTAAGTTTGGAAAAATTGCAGATTGTGAAAACCTTATCCCTTTATACCAAGGACAGTTTGAAGAAAAGAAAACTGATAGCAACTGGTTAAAAAGTGCTGCTGGTCGTTTAAGTGGTAAAGATTGTACAGATGATCCTTTATTTAAGAAACTAGTTGAAGCATTACACACCAATGAGCCTTCTGCAGATTCTGCGTTCTACTTAGGTAGATTAGAAGAGCAAGCTGGAAATATGACTAAAGCGCTTAAATATTACAACGAGTCTGCCGAGTTACAGACAGACCCAACTAAGAGAGCTAAAGTATACTACAGATTGGCAGAAAGCGCTAAAGCTAAAGGTAGCTACAGTACTGCAAGGAGCTTTTACAACAAAGCGTTACAAAACAAGCCTTCATTAGGTGTTGCATACTTAAAAATTGCAGATATGTACGCTAAAAGTGTAAACAACTGTGGTGGTACTTCTTTTGAAAAGAGATCTGTATATTGGTTAGCTGCAGATATGGCGTCTAAAGCTGGTCGTGTAGATCCTTCAATTAAGAGTAATGCAGATCAAGCTGCTGCAGCTTACAGAGGTAGAGCTCCACAAAAATCTGATATCTTCTCAGCAAACATGGCTGGAAAGACAGTAAATATAGGATGCTGGATTGGATCTTCTGTGAAGGTTCCTAACTTGTAA
- a CDS encoding membrane protein, with amino-acid sequence MIKRFVVIVALLGIVLTANAQEGTSSPYSFYGIGLTKFRGTAEQRGMAGLGAYSDSIHINLQNPASFAKLRLTAYSVGASHQSLSLENANASESASHTTFDYLALGFPAGRLGFGLSVYPSTTVGYNIKPDNGESLSSSDQFTGRGGLNKVALSTAYKVTDNFNIGVDFQYNFGNIQNKSIRFQDDIQFGTREINRSDFLGFSFKVGAIYDTKLTENLDLTATATYMPSTTINVENFRELATVIVGNSGQELVADRQDIELEDSDFKNPSEISLGLGIGKANKWYAGLEYVNSQKSNFNNRSFNNEDVIFDDASKFKVGGFYIPKYNDLTSYLNRIVYRLGARYEETGLNLRGEDINEFGISFGVGIPAGRLFTNANLSFEYGQRGTTDAGLIKESFYNIIIGLSLNDKWFEKTKFN; translated from the coding sequence ATGATTAAACGATTTGTAGTAATCGTAGCGCTCTTAGGTATAGTGTTGACGGCAAATGCACAGGAAGGAACCTCATCTCCATATTCATTTTATGGTATTGGTTTAACTAAATTTAGAGGAACTGCAGAACAGCGAGGAATGGCTGGTTTGGGTGCCTATAGTGATAGTATTCACATAAATTTACAAAACCCAGCAAGTTTCGCGAAATTACGCCTTACTGCTTACTCAGTTGGAGCTAGTCACCAATCTTTAAGTTTAGAAAACGCAAATGCTTCTGAGTCTGCTTCACACACCACCTTTGATTATTTAGCATTAGGATTTCCAGCAGGTAGACTAGGATTTGGACTTTCAGTTTATCCTAGCACAACAGTTGGCTATAACATAAAACCTGATAATGGAGAGTCATTAAGCTCATCAGACCAATTTACTGGTAGAGGTGGCTTAAATAAAGTAGCGCTTTCTACCGCTTATAAAGTTACAGACAACTTTAACATTGGTGTAGATTTTCAATATAACTTTGGAAATATTCAAAACAAAAGCATTCGCTTTCAAGACGACATACAGTTTGGAACTAGAGAAATTAACCGATCAGATTTCTTAGGCTTCAGTTTTAAGGTTGGTGCTATTTACGACACTAAGTTAACTGAGAATTTAGACTTAACTGCTACAGCAACCTATATGCCTTCAACAACTATAAATGTTGAAAACTTCAGGGAATTGGCTACAGTAATTGTGGGTAACTCAGGACAAGAATTAGTAGCAGACAGACAAGATATTGAGTTAGAAGATTCAGATTTTAAAAACCCTTCAGAAATTAGTTTAGGATTAGGGATAGGAAAAGCGAATAAGTGGTATGCAGGCCTTGAGTATGTAAATTCACAAAAAAGTAACTTCAATAATCGTTCTTTTAATAATGAAGACGTTATTTTTGACGACGCCTCTAAATTTAAAGTTGGAGGTTTTTATATTCCAAAATATAATGACCTTACAAGTTACTTAAACAGAATTGTTTATAGGCTTGGAGCACGATATGAAGAAACCGGTCTAAACCTAAGAGGAGAAGACATTAACGAGTTTGGCATATCTTTTGGAGTAGGTATACCAGCAGGACGATTATTTACAAATGCTAACCTATCTTTTGAATACGGACAACGTGGTACAACAGATGCAGGCTTAATAAAAGAATCGTTTTACAATATTATAATCGGCTTGTCTTTAAATGACAAGTGGTTTGAAAAAACTAAGTTTAATTAA
- a CDS encoding type III pantothenate kinase, whose translation MNLIIDIGNSRTKLAVFEDVTLKERTICSSNEIEKKIKEILENWSNITHSIISNTSTYPTEHLNFLEKYTIVLQLNQFTSVPYTNNYNTPETLGLDRIGLVAGSAKAYSNENVLIIDAGTCITYDFIDSTNKYHGGSISPGLQMRFKAMHEFTAKLPLLKATDNVNLIGKSTSESMQSGAILGTCNEIDGFINRYKEKYPDLTVIFTGGDADFLSKRIKNSIFANSNFLLEGLNHILEFNKDT comes from the coding sequence ATGAATTTGATAATAGACATAGGTAACTCGAGAACTAAACTTGCAGTTTTTGAGGACGTTACCCTTAAGGAAAGAACAATTTGTTCATCTAATGAAATTGAAAAAAAAATTAAAGAAATATTAGAAAACTGGTCTAATATCACACATTCTATAATATCTAACACGTCTACTTACCCAACAGAACACTTAAATTTCTTAGAAAAGTATACTATTGTTTTGCAACTTAATCAATTTACCAGCGTCCCTTATACAAACAATTACAATACGCCAGAAACTTTAGGTTTAGATCGTATAGGTTTAGTAGCTGGATCTGCTAAGGCATATTCAAATGAAAATGTCTTAATTATAGATGCAGGTACTTGTATAACTTATGATTTTATTGATAGTACAAATAAATATCATGGAGGTTCTATTTCACCTGGATTACAAATGCGCTTTAAGGCTATGCATGAATTTACAGCAAAACTTCCATTACTTAAGGCTACAGATAATGTAAACTTAATAGGGAAAAGTACATCTGAGAGTATGCAAAGTGGTGCCATTTTGGGCACTTGTAATGAAATAGATGGTTTTATAAACCGTTATAAAGAAAAATATCCTGATTTAACAGTTATTTTTACTGGTGGAGACGCTGATTTTTTGTCTAAACGTATAAAAAATAGCATCTTTGCCAACTCTAATTTTTTGTTGGAAGGATTAAACCATATTTTAGAATTTAACAAAGACACATGA